Proteins encoded within one genomic window of Candidatus Hinthialibacter antarcticus:
- the hslV gene encoding ATP-dependent protease subunit HslV encodes MIEPGRQGGSFHATTILSVRRGDQVVIAGDGQVTLGDTVMKTSARKVRPMFEGAILSGFAGASADAFTLFEKFEGKLDEFNGNLTRSAVELAKEWRTDKMLRHLEALLIVCDAERTLVISGTGDVIEPDDGVIAIGSGGPYAQAAAKALLKFTEMPVKEIAIEAMKLAAEICVYTNDTITVETLPNEDESETKEETKKE; translated from the coding sequence ATGATTGAACCTGGCCGCCAAGGCGGCTCCTTTCACGCGACAACCATTCTTTCCGTCCGGCGCGGCGACCAAGTGGTCATCGCAGGCGACGGACAAGTGACGCTGGGCGATACGGTGATGAAAACCAGCGCCAGAAAAGTCCGCCCCATGTTTGAGGGCGCGATCTTGTCTGGGTTCGCGGGCGCGTCCGCCGACGCGTTTACCCTGTTTGAAAAATTCGAAGGCAAGTTAGATGAATTTAACGGCAACCTGACCCGCTCAGCGGTCGAACTCGCCAAAGAATGGCGCACCGACAAGATGCTGCGCCATCTCGAAGCGCTGTTGATCGTCTGCGACGCTGAGCGCACCCTGGTGATCTCAGGCACTGGCGACGTGATCGAGCCGGACGACGGCGTGATCGCGATTGGCTCCGGCGGGCCCTACGCTCAGGCGGCGGCGAAAGCGCTGTTGAAATTCACCGAAATGCCTGTAAAAGAGATTGCAATCGAAGCTATGAAACTGGCGGCGGAAATCTGCGTCTATACCAACGACACCATCACCGTCGAAACGCTGCCCAATGAAGACGAGAGCGAAACCAAGGAAGAAACGAAAAAAGAATGA
- the hslU gene encoding ATP-dependent protease ATPase subunit HslU, with product MTDTPNVPVVSQTNAVPGLTPKQIVAALDKYIIGQDDAKKAVAIALRNRARRRLLSDELQEEIHPKNIIMIGSTGVGKTEIARRLAKLEDAPFIKIEASKFTEVGYVGRDVESIIRDLVEMAVTHGRQRGLEACTAAAEKSAEERILDLLVPNNFPRQPSPSSTENAVEQETPEKRLAATRERFREMLREGKLEEREVEIEVQDGGKNVVVGIPPNMGLEEMGIDLRDMVDKMMPSKRKRKKMKIEDARPFLVQEEADRLLDMEEITQDAVDKVQESGIVFLDEIDKVVGRDSGSGPDVSRSGVQRDILPLVEGSTVYTKHGLIKTDHILFIAAGAFHGCSPSDLMPELQGRFPIRVELDDLDEDDFKRILTEPKNSLIRQYENLLQTEGVTIDFKEDAIEELAAMAATINQETENIGARRLHTILESVLEDISFEATDMAGQTVTIDRAYVKEQLGDIVDDADLSRYIL from the coding sequence ATGACTGATACCCCCAATGTCCCTGTCGTAAGCCAAACCAACGCTGTCCCTGGATTAACGCCCAAGCAAATCGTCGCCGCATTGGATAAATACATCATCGGCCAGGACGACGCCAAAAAAGCGGTCGCCATCGCCTTGCGCAACCGCGCCCGGCGGCGTTTGTTGAGCGATGAATTACAAGAAGAAATCCACCCCAAAAACATCATTATGATCGGCTCGACCGGCGTCGGAAAAACCGAAATCGCCCGGCGGCTGGCCAAACTCGAGGACGCGCCGTTCATTAAAATTGAAGCCTCCAAGTTCACCGAAGTGGGCTATGTGGGGCGCGACGTGGAGTCGATCATTCGCGATCTGGTCGAGATGGCGGTCACTCACGGGCGCCAAAGAGGGCTAGAAGCCTGCACCGCCGCCGCTGAGAAAAGCGCGGAAGAACGCATTCTTGATCTGCTGGTGCCAAATAATTTTCCCCGCCAACCGTCGCCGTCGTCCACTGAAAACGCCGTGGAGCAGGAAACGCCCGAGAAGCGGCTGGCGGCGACCCGCGAGCGCTTTCGCGAAATGCTGCGCGAAGGCAAGTTGGAAGAACGCGAGGTTGAGATTGAAGTGCAGGATGGCGGCAAGAACGTCGTGGTCGGCATTCCCCCCAACATGGGGCTGGAAGAAATGGGTATCGACCTGCGCGACATGGTCGACAAGATGATGCCCTCCAAGCGCAAACGCAAAAAGATGAAAATCGAGGACGCGCGCCCGTTTTTAGTTCAGGAAGAAGCCGACCGCTTGCTCGACATGGAAGAAATTACTCAAGACGCGGTCGATAAAGTGCAGGAGTCGGGCATCGTGTTTCTCGACGAGATCGACAAAGTGGTCGGGCGCGACAGCGGCTCCGGGCCGGACGTGTCACGCTCCGGCGTGCAGCGCGACATTCTGCCGTTGGTCGAAGGTTCGACGGTTTACACCAAACACGGCCTCATTAAAACTGACCACATTCTCTTCATTGCGGCGGGCGCGTTCCACGGCTGCAGCCCCTCCGACCTGATGCCGGAACTGCAGGGCCGCTTCCCCATTCGGGTCGAACTCGACGACCTCGACGAAGACGACTTCAAGCGCATTCTGACCGAGCCGAAAAACTCGTTGATCCGTCAATATGAAAACCTGTTGCAGACCGAAGGCGTGACCATTGATTTTAAAGAAGACGCCATCGAAGAACTGGCGGCGATGGCGGCGACCATTAATCAGGAAACCGAGAACATCGGCGCGCGGCGTCTGCATACGATTTTAGAAAGCGTGTTGGAAGATATTTCGTTTGAAGCGACCGACATGGCGGGGCAGACGGTCACCATTGACCGCGCCTATGTGAAAGAGCAACTGGGCGACATCGTCGACGACGCCGACCTCTCACGCTATATTTTGTAA
- a CDS encoding prepilin-type N-terminal cleavage/methylation domain-containing protein, which yields MRRSGFTLIELLIVVAIIGILAAIAVPNFMNAQVRAKVARAQSEMRSIQSALEAFYIDNSGYPPADCSNRLQMRRQYRGVDEDPSDWVVDFVHIMVGSGSSARRFYLTTPVAYISSLPADPFRGDGNEEGYGYGSNGQSYYILSSWGPDQRDGNEIEELFECHYTGARISDRNKVAFRESEQWLLQHEYNPSNGITSDGDIIRVGP from the coding sequence ATGAGACGATCTGGTTTCACGCTTATCGAGTTGTTAATTGTTGTCGCGATTATCGGCATTCTGGCCGCCATCGCCGTCCCGAACTTCATGAATGCGCAAGTGCGCGCCAAAGTCGCGCGCGCTCAGTCCGAGATGCGCAGCATCCAAAGTGCGCTCGAAGCGTTTTACATCGACAACAGCGGCTATCCGCCCGCTGACTGCTCAAACCGGTTGCAGATGCGCCGCCAATATCGGGGCGTTGACGAAGACCCCAGCGACTGGGTGGTTGACTTCGTCCATATTATGGTCGGCTCAGGCAGCAGCGCCCGCCGGTTTTATCTCACCACGCCGGTTGCGTATATTTCCTCATTGCCTGCGGACCCGTTTCGCGGCGACGGCAATGAAGAAGGCTATGGCTATGGCTCGAACGGACAGAGTTATTACATTCTGTCGAGTTGGGGCCCCGATCAGCGCGACGGCAACGAGATCGAAGAACTGTTTGAATGTCATTACACTGGAGCGCGTATCAGTGACCGCAACAAGGTCGCGTTCCGCGAAAGCGAACAGTGGCTTCTCCAGCACGAATACAACCCCTCGAATGGAATCACCAGCGACGGCGACATTATTCGCGTCGGCCCGTGA
- a CDS encoding prepilin-type N-terminal cleavage/methylation domain-containing protein codes for MKKLQGFTLIELLIVVAIIGILAAIAVPNFMNAQVRAKVARAESEMRNIQNSLESFFIDNNGYPFMDSDRLRSRRQYKGLTEPDVNVAHIMIGTGSNARRLYLTTPVAYISSLPFDPFHGDGTTWGYGYGSNGQSYYILSSWGPDQQDGLGSTEGFDEREYTGARFTDTRKVGVRDSKYLLGQFIYNASNGITSDGDIFRVGP; via the coding sequence ATGAAAAAACTGCAAGGGTTTACGCTAATTGAGCTTCTTATTGTTGTTGCCATTATCGGCATCCTCGCCGCGATCGCCGTGCCGAATTTTATGAACGCACAGGTTCGCGCGAAAGTTGCTCGGGCAGAGTCGGAAATGCGGAATATCCAGAATTCACTGGAATCATTCTTCATCGACAACAACGGCTATCCGTTCATGGATAGCGACCGTCTGCGCAGCCGTCGTCAGTACAAAGGTTTGACTGAGCCTGATGTTAATGTTGCTCACATCATGATCGGTACTGGCAGTAACGCTCGTCGTTTGTACCTGACCACTCCGGTCGCGTACATTTCGTCGCTTCCGTTCGACCCGTTCCACGGTGATGGTACCACATGGGGCTATGGCTATGGTTCCAATGGTCAGAGTTATTACATTCTGTCCAGCTGGGGCCCAGACCAACAAGACGGTCTCGGCAGCACAGAAGGTTTTGACGAACGTGAATACACCGGCGCTCGCTTCACAGACACGCGCAAGGTTGGTGTTCGTGACAGCAAGTATCTGCTTGGTCAGTTCATCTATAACGCGTCAAACGGCATCACCAGCGACGGCGACATCTTCCGCGTTGGGCCATAA
- a CDS encoding EscU/YscU/HrcU family type III secretion system export apparatus switch protein, with protein sequence MDARPKRKRAVALKYDAEDKQAPTVTAKGQGEIAERIIALAEQHDVPLYEDPDLVEVLSSIDLGREIPEDLYKAVAEVSAFVYRMNGTFSKTS encoded by the coding sequence ATGGATGCTCGCCCCAAACGCAAACGCGCGGTGGCATTAAAATATGACGCCGAAGACAAGCAGGCGCCGACCGTCACCGCCAAAGGCCAGGGAGAAATCGCCGAACGCATCATTGCGCTCGCAGAACAACACGACGTTCCGCTTTATGAAGACCCCGATTTGGTTGAAGTGTTAAGTTCGATTGATTTAGGCCGGGAAATTCCCGAAGACCTCTATAAGGCGGTCGCAGAAGTGTCGGCTTTTGTCTATCGGATGAATGGGACGTTCTCAAAAACTTCCTAA